The genomic region ATCTGAAGTTCGATAAATCAGAAAGGAACATCTCTATtgaggtaaaattaaaacctGCCCTGTTGCCATTCCTAAGACCAATAACTCCTTCATAtaaaaatgtccaaaaaataagataacaTCCCGATGCCTAAACGTTCGTCTTGTCGGAAAACTAACTTACCATCCCATCAAGGTCTTAGAAATCACCTCATCGGAAAAATAACTTAACATCCCATCAAGGTCTGAGATCGTATttgatttgacaaaaaaaatttcatgccTAATCCAACTTCAGCTCGAAATTTCTTATATGACCTGACCTAAATCTAAACGTAATACTAAATGATCAATTCATTTAAAAGTTCAAACAGTCCAAGAATCAAAATACGTAATTTAATAACTCCGTAATGTAGTTACCTAATATTTGAATGATCTAACGTTTACGAACTCGAACACACAGCTACCAATTACTAATAACTCTAATACGCCCCGTCATATCAAGCGGACAACATCTGTTTTGTGAAGTCTAAAATTCAATTCTAAAGTAGGATTTGAAGTCAGAATCACATGTCTGAACTAAGTTAAATGACTACATTGCCTAAAAGCTTAGGTTGTtcacagaaaaaaaattcatgctTTTCCTCACCTGGAGGAAAAAAGACGAGAAACCATAGCAGAAACCAGCTTTCTTGGAAACTTGCTATCAACAAACTCTTAAGAGTATCTACATCAAACGGGCAGACAATTCATCATCATGGATCGAtcttcaaaattatacttcACAAAACAAACTCATACTTCGTATGCTTCTAGCAGTAAAAAAACAAGTAAAGAGAAAGTGTAGTTTATGTGGTGGAACGAAGAACTGCAACTAAAAGCCTAGACTTTTCCTGTCATTGATTTTCGAGTTCAGTTCGTCCAAGGAAGGAATCCTGCAGCCACTCTTCAGAATTCTGCACCACCAAGCCTTAATCTCATCCTGCGAAAGAAGTGCAAATCTTCAGTTCAGTGTGATAGATGCAATGCAGCTGATACATGGTCGGTTGAAATGCCAAGAAAACCAGATGGGCCGTCTCGGAATATATGCCAAGATGTACCGTCGATGCATGCAGTGATGAAACTATCACATGAAGCTTCAAAATCGAAAAATAACTTATGGTCAACATGGAATGTAATCTTGACATGGTATACTAAGAAACTGTCATTTTAACACTTTGTTTGCCCCTCTAAATTATCTCTCAAATGTTAACCAAAGACACACAAACAACCCTCATCACAGATGGCTTATCACCTTTGGGCATCTCGTGATCGCTCAATGTCTTTGTTGTTAAGAAGTATCTAAACATGTTGAGATATCAGATCTTCTACCAAGATATAGCTCACAatataacacacacacacacacactctttGATAACCAGTCTCTTATAATTTCCACATATTACTCATTCCATAAGAAACATCTTTTGGAAAGGGGtgaagaaacagaagaaaaacTAACCTCCAGAAAATCATGGTTGGAAACATACTGACTCCCAACAGATGATCTGATGCCACCAACATCTACCAGGATCGACTTTTTGGACTCGCAACTGTTATGTTCTCTAGCATCCCCTATCGATTTATCAGAAAGAGGAAagaggaaagaagaaagaaaaaaagaagatgcaATGAGAGTAATGAACAGAATGATTACCAGCTTTAATTGTTCAGGCCAAACTGCATGTGCATTATCAATTTGATCAGAAAATTGATacttttttacaataaaatatggaATGCCATTTACACACCTGTTATGCAAGCAACGTAGTAACTAGTTCCCCCTAATCCTGCTTCCAACTTGCCAAGCCGCAAGCGCAGGAAAAATCCATTCAAATGCGACACAGAGACATCGGAGTCCATCCATCTGAAATCAAGAGCACTAAGAAATTAGTTATAGGTTAACTGAAACGACTAACTAATGAATAAAATGTTCTggcaataataattcaaaatagtCAAACAAGCCTCAGAAAAACTCATCATCTATTGGTGTCTTTTGAGCACACTTTTACCTCAGAATATCCGCACGAGACAGGCGCAAGTTCCTTACAGCATGAAATATTTCTGACTGTGCAACTGTACTCTGCacagtaaaaatattacatggcGGAAAATTCTGACTATCTTTTACATTGTTTGCAAAATTTGATATGGCGCTTCTTTGAATCTCATTTGAAGCAGAAACTATTTTGTTTGAGCACTTCTTCATATCTGAAGTCAAATTACTAGGAAAAGAACCCAAATTTAGCTTCTTGCTGCAAGTAGCTGTGTGATCATCagcaactaacttttgaacttCATCTCCCCTTTGATAGCTAGAACATTTCTCATTGCCATCACGAAGCTGCAGACGGCAAGCAGTGAAATGGCTAAAGACAGAAACATTTTGTTCTGATCTCCAATGCTTAGTCGAGGACCCCAAGGGACATGAGATTGCCCAATGATCTAAACCGAAACATCTAATGCACAAACAGGGAGATTCTCCAAACCTTTCAAATGAATTAGATTTTGCTAGGAGATGCTCAAGCTCGGGTTCTGTTACCTGCGGACATTCACGTAAATCATGGGTGCTGCCACAAAAGAAACATGTTGCTCTGGAAGTTGaagtatttattgtttttgatgGTATGTGCCTGAGGGCATCCAACCGTCTTGCAAAAATGGATGCCATTGCCTCCGAACTTCTAGATTTAGGAGAAGGTGGTATATGAGACAGTTTAGCTGGAGATTTAAGATCAACAGATGCCTCCCCATTAGTAGTAAACATTTGGACCTCCTTTTCAGAAGCATAAACCTGACAGTCCCGGGGAACATCCTTCGCCTCAGAACTTTTATGATCAATAGGAAAAACATCATTTTCCTGACTATCATGATCGGCTTTTGGGCAACAAGTGGAGCACACGTTGGCATCTTGACTGACCTTGTCGCATTTTTCTAACATACGAGTTCTTGTAGAAAGGCGAGTAATCCACAAACTGTTCAAAGGATTAGTTTTTTCCGGCTTATTACTTACAGCTAACATAACGTCGCCAGTTGTTCTGTCTGCAGTGCTATTCATCTGTTTATCTGAAGTATCAAATCGAATGACTCGATCTTTTGGTCTATTAGATACCAGGATGTCTGAAGCTTTATCTCCCAGCAAATCAGTCTCGGTAGCATGTGGGGCACAAGCAGAGTCTGCAGCAAATACCCAGGGTTTACTCGGCCGGCCAACAATTTTTGGATTCACTTCTTTATGAGAAACAACAATCTGCTTGCAAGAGTTATCATCATTTCCGTCATGTGATCTAGGAAGATTCTCAGGTGAGGTTTTGTCAGCCACCACAACCTCTTCCAGTTCTTCTATCGAATCACCTACATTCTCCATTCCAGCATCAGGCATACTTGTGTTTCTACAGTATAAGGACTGGAATATAGATTTGAACCCCATATTTCGGCTTGCACAATCATGTGTTTCGTTGAACATGAAGTTCTCCTGGTTATTCTTGCCATAAACATCATTGGTACAAGCAAGGGTGAAAGCAAGGGAAGAAGAATCCTCTTTATTAGGACTTGAGAGACCCTTCACCATGTTTGATATCCAATTCATAAAAGAACTATCACGTCTGACGATGGATGTCGAATCAGAACTACCTTGAAACTGTTTCATCCTTTTGCTTCCAACTATCAGCCCCTGATCATATCTCTGTCTCTTTATACCTCTTGCAAGTAATCCAGCACTATTACAACTTTCGACACTCGCATGGCtgtcttcatcatcatcattcgATGATCTCCCATAGATATCTCCATCAGATAATNNNNNNNNNNGATAAACAAATCCTGCTATTTGTTGGGGATTTTTCTACAGGAGACAATTTCTCCCGGTGAGGTTGTATTTCTCCTAAATTGCAAGTCCCTTCTGTGACCAGATGACAAAAGTCATTTTCTGCAGAGGACTCCATCTTCTTCAATGGAGGTGCAGAGATAGGACATGGCATCTTGGTTTTAATCTTGTCCACCTCTCCAGCGGCTGAAGTTACTTCATCATCTGGTTCCTTCTGGTTTTGCAAGTTTGGAGAAGAACAAACAAGAGCTTCTGAGAGCTTCTTTGAGAAAGGTTCAGCACAATCAGCCACATCTATAGCCATGTCAACTTTAGACTCATTCATCCCAGCTGCTAAAGTATTACATCCTGCTGGAAATCAACAGCAGAATTAGAAAATAAGACGAAGATGGCATCCCTCTACTCCCCAATTCCTTGTTTTTAAACTAATAGAGACCCAGCTGAGTTTTGGCAGACACGAAAAGGAATTAATAGAAAACATACTCATTGGATTCTTGGCCAAGTTCATGTCAAAAAACTTATGAGTTCTTGCTGCTTCAGATGTTTTTGGAGCCTATGAGATACTAAATCTTATTTCAGAGACAAGCTCATGAAGTGTGTTTGGAATTAATAAGATCATGAGACTTATAAGGAGTTACTAATGATAGTGTCATTCATGCAGTCAAACTAAATGTGttcgttaaaattttaaaaataattaactcctTACTATTATGAGTATTCTcaacaatgctaataagatGTTAACATCTAATTTCAGAGCTGGTGAGCCACATATACATTTTACCGAACACTTCACTACATCTTATAAGTAATTTCAAGGAGCTTATAAGCCCAGGCATTCTCAATCTTCCACtcctaattctttttctttttaaatttcttttttaacagCAAAAAATTTCTTCAGGTCCACGTCTTAGAGATCGTTTTCATCACGGGAAAGCGCATAGAATattcagaaacaaaaaatgactGGTATGAGATCGACATCATCCACCAAACAGATGTGCCCAGTGAAAAGACTCAAGATATGTACCGGCATTTCTTATGCTGCTTTCAGCAACATCAGCAACTTGGACATTCTGTGGACGGCAAATATCATCCTCCTTGGCGTCCATGCAATTTTCCTCCTCCTGAATAGCATGTTTAGTTCCAGCATCATCCTCCATTTTACGTTTGCCTTCTGCTAAGTAATGGTCACAAGTATACATAGAAAAGCTTTAAGCCggcataaaaaaaacaaagagtaCCATGAAACATTTAAAATGCATTTAGTATACAAGAAATGACTTACCGCCTTCATGGTGACTATGTTTTTTACCTGAATCAGGGGCAGGAGAGTTTCCAGAAGGCCCGAACAAAGTAGCTTTATGACTAAATACATCATCTCCATCAATCATTGTCTGTGAAATAGCCAAGTTTCCCTGATCAGCAGCGTTGTCATCTAGATTCCCCTCTGATCTGATACACTGTGATGGTGAAAGACCCATAGTGCTTGGTCCGACATTCCACAGGAGAAGCGGTTTTTTATCGGCCAAGCTTGAATTAGCACATTTGAGACTCAAACCATTATGCGGTGACCAAACTAATTCAGATAGGGGATCAGATGCTGCAAATGCCATGTCCAATCTTGAGTTTGCATTTACACCTGCACCTGAACTATTGTTCAACCTTGTCTGAATGCGGTAATTTCTAGAACCCAATATAAGTCCTAAGCTAATGTCTTCATCGTTTATATTCATCATTAGTGATGCTCGTGTATCACCAAAAATcctgaaatttataaataagcaAAGTAAGTGTCATTGTGAGTTGGACATCCCAGAAACGGcaaatataagataaatatatacaactaAACAACATTGCTAACCACAAACAGCcgaaagaaattataatgagaTTCAAACTACTGGATCCTTCTTATATAGAAGCATACAACTTACTTAATTGGTGATGATGTCATCTTTATGATTAAAACAAAGACTATAACATATGTTAAATTTGTCATTTTGAATCATAATTGTTTACTAAATTGCCGTCTAAATTCACTATTTAGCCACCCGcgaaaaacataaaactacCAATGATCCGCTTTCATATTCCCTCAACAGTTTCCTTTTTCACCATccaactatttataaaaacatgCCCACTTCTTTACATGTATCATGAAAACTGATATTAGTACCTTCGACAGTCGAAAAATATCAgacaataaagtaaattattttatctctaACTTCGTGATACTTTTGGTATCTAGAGGATGTACTCAGAAAAGGATCACTTAACTTAATGAAGCACTGGCAAcatcaaatgaaaatacaGCTATTCTTCAAGAAATTAGCATAACCCAACTTCCATGCTAAGAATCCATAACCCATATCACATGCTTGATCTGCCATCTACTCAAGAAATTCAGCCCATTTTGAAGGTGAAAAGTACGGAAACCACCTTTTCAATCCCCAATTCATTCCAAGCTTGCACAAAACCACCAAACTGCTCTCAACACATCAAGCAAATGTGGTGACTTTTTCCGTTCTTGAATCAAAATATGCGTTAGAAACACAAATCTTAGTGCAACTAAATCGCTCAAATCTTTACCCCATATACCTGCATATTCTCACTAACCCACAAAGCAAGGAATAACCcataaaacaattaatatcaagactaaaaaagaaaaagagaagagttTTCCTGAAAAAGAGATGAACCATTAAAAGGTAAGCAAAATCAAGAGAGTCCCACATACCTTTCCACCCTTAAATCCGTTCCAGTTGATCTCAAACACACTCAAACCCTCTCtcgttttctctctctcccggTCTCCccttattaatatttcatatagtGCTTTTGCTCCAACAAACCTCACAATAAAGAGAATGATCACCACTTATCACCCATATGGACGCAGACACTtcacacacagagagagagagagagggagagaggagaaaaaacaagaatcagTAACGCAGGCACCGACTCGTAAATCTGAAATATGCTGAAGCAAATTGTAGGCCGTATTGACAGATAGGCAGCTCTCAAGTCCGCGCAGGTTCATGCATTAATGGCTGAGAGGCTGCCACGTACAACTGCATGCCGGTGAATCCAAAAGCCTAGttgcgagagagagagagagagagagagagctgcGTCACTCTACAATGAACTATGTCCCGCAGCTGGCTATTCAATTCTAGCGAcgctttttagtttttaccttccaatattctaaaattagtaatttatggCAAACTTGtgtgtaaattattataatacaatctcaattaaaatacttataaagcatttattatttaataaaatatatataaaataataagttcatattaaatataaaaatatgatgataaaaaaaatatatgatttttctaagactaactattaaaaatagtagAGAAATGAGAAGttagatgaataaatatttttttttgaattaaatattaaaaaacagaCTAAAAAAGGAGAGAAACTTAAAAAAGTACTCTCCCTTGATACGTAGTATATAAGTTACTGTTGATATGTAAGTATTTGTGCacgtaaatttaaattttttatatttctaaaagttattttatactttcactataaaaaaattaaattattccttAAATTAGAAACTACTACAATTTAAAAACCATGTCAGTCGTACTATCTATACAGGTCAAATACAATATTCAGTCCCAAAATTGGgtcgtttgattttattttcatttatatttttagtgtcCAGCATTTTCAATAgggtgaaaatattttattgcttttttgttcgagaaatagaaatatatcTGAATTGTATGTTTtcaaatatagattttttaggGGACACTTTAGTAGTTTGAActcaatatttcataatagAGATGTTGcattcaaaattcattagAAGCGTGTGTGAATTGGTGCACGGCTTtcgtaaaatatatatatatatagatttatcTGCATGAGAAATAAAAGTTTGTTTAGATTTGATTtgtcataaatatttatagatgttgaattttgaatttatagtacttatagtacttttatttctaaaaagaaataatgataCAAC from Sesamum indicum cultivar Zhongzhi No. 13 linkage group LG3, S_indicum_v1.0, whole genome shotgun sequence harbors:
- the LOC105158533 gene encoding LOW QUALITY PROTEIN: uncharacterized protein LOC105158533 (The sequence of the model RefSeq protein was modified relative to this genomic sequence to represent the inferred CDS: deleted 1 base in 1 codon), with protein sequence MNWGLKRIFGDTRASLMMNINDEDISLGLILGSRNYRIQTRLNNSSGAGVNANSRLDMAFAASDPLSELVWSPHNGLSLKCANSSLADKKPLLLWNVGPSTMGLSPSQCIRSEGNLDDNAADQGNLAISQTMIDGDDVFSHKATLFGPSGNSPAPDSGKKHSHHEGAEGKRKMEDDAGTKHAIQEEENCMDAKEDDICRPQNVQVADVAESSIRNAAGCNTLAAGMNESKVDMAIDVADCAEPFSKKLSEALVCSSPNLQNQKEPDDEVTSAAGEVDKIKTKMPCPISAPPLKKMESSAENDFCHLVTEGTCNLGEIQPHREKLSPVEKSPTNSRICLSXXXLSDGDIYGRSSNDDDEDSHASVESCNSAGLLARGIKRQRYDQGLIVGSKRMKQFQGSSDSTSIVRRDSSFMNWISNMVKGLSSPNKEDSSSLAFTLACTNDVYGKNNQENFMFNETHDCASRNMGFKSIFQSLYCRNTSMPDAGMENVGDSIEELEEVVVADKTSPENLPRSHDGNDDNSCKQIVVSHKEVNPKIVGRPSKPWVFAADSACAPHATETDLLGDKASDILVSNRPKDRVIRFDTSDKQMNSTADRTTGDVMLAVSNKPEKTNPLNSLWITRLSTRTRMLEKCDKVSQDANVCSTCCPKADHDSQENDVFPIDHKSSEAKDVPRDCQVYASEKEVQMFTTNGEASVDLKSPAKLSHIPPSPKSRSSEAMASIFARRLDALRHIPSKTINTSTSRATCFFCGSTHDLRECPQVTEPELEHLLAKSNSFERFGESPCLCIRCFGLDHWAISCPLGSSTKHWRSEQNVSVFSHFTACRLQLRDGNEKCSSYQRGDEVQKLVADDHTATCSKKLNLGSFPSNLTSDMKKCSNKIVSASNEIQRSAISNFANNVKDSQNFPPCNIFTVQSTVAQSEIFHAVRNLRLSRADILRWMDSDVSVSHLNGFFLRLRLGKLEAGLGGTSYYVACITGDAREHNSCESKKSILVDVGGIRSSVGSQYVSNHDFLEDEIKAWWCRILKSGCRIPSLDELNSKINDRKSLGF